In one window of Falco biarmicus isolate bFalBia1 chromosome 16, bFalBia1.pri, whole genome shotgun sequence DNA:
- the ILRUN gene encoding protein ILRUN isoform X7 codes for MSFVEDVTIGEGESIPPDTQFTKTWRIQNTGTEAWPPGVCLKYVGGDQFGHVNMVMVRSLEPQEIADVSVQMCSPSTAGMYQGQWRMCTATGLYYGDVIWVILSVEVGGLLGVTQQLSSFETEFNTQPHRKVEGNFNPFASPQKNRQPDENNLKDPGGSELGTISKNTWGPAPDQIEQDQNGLSQNSVNLSPSSHSNNLSVVTYSKLVWGDYRAQRFDPRSYLSGTVNQRTIPVCVLVLFIITKSTPLIKLQELSCCMVT; via the exons ATGTCCTTTGTTGAAGATGTCACCATAGGTGAAGGAGAGTCCATCCCTCCTGATACCCAGTTTACAAAAACATGGAGGATACAAAACACAG GGACAGAGGCGTGGCCCCCAGGGGTTTGTCTGAAGTATGTCGGGGGAGACCAGTTTGGCCACGTAAACATGGTGATGGTCAGGTCCCTGGAGCCCCAGGAGATTGCAGACGTCAGTGTTCAGAtgtgcagccccagcacagcaggaatgTATCAGGGACAGTGGCGAATGTGCACTGCCACAGGACTCTATTACGGAG ATGTCATCTGGGTGATCCTCAGCGTGGAAGTTGGAGGACTTCTAGGTGTAACACAGCAGCTGTCATCCTTTGAAACAGAGTTCAACACGCAACCGCATCGCAAGGTAGAAGGAAACTTTAACCCATTCGCCTCTCCACAGAAGAACAGGCAACCAGATGAAAACAACCTAAAAGACCCTGGGGGTTCCGAGCTAGGCACAATCAGCAAAAACACATGGGGGCCTGCTCCCGACCAAATCGAACAAGATCAGAATGGACTGTCACAAAACTCTGTAAATCTCTCCCCCAGCAGTCACTCGAACAACTTGTCGGTAGTGACATACAGTAAG CTGGTGTGGGGAGACTACAGAGCTCAACGTTTTGATCCCAGAAGCTACCTGTCAGGAACAGTCAATCAAAGGACTATTCCTGTCTGTGTCCTTGTCTTGTTTATAATT ACTAAAAGCACGCCATTGATTAAGTTACAAGAGCTAAGTTGTTGCATGGTAACTTAA